From the genome of Sphingobacterium kitahiroshimense, one region includes:
- a CDS encoding PD-(D/E)XK nuclease family protein codes for MNPFLKDVAIDLKNRFGEDLHETAIIFNNKRPITYLKQHLAEVYGQAIWSPQFFTIQEFFRLSTNLSEATPIAQFFILYHLHNELLAKEGHEAETLEEFYPIAETILSDFSQLDYDLVDIDEIFMELFDNTQIDLQFQHFTAEQQDFIRQFWQSFSIAGHTAVQERFLKLWRRLPVLYRSFKEELKVKKMTNMPTIYRDIVDGKAKNQTFHQQYKQIIFVGFNALSKAEATLFKKWQDAGLALFYFDADAYYLDDKQQEAGLFIRRNIFESGLKNALGESSNVIGNRYSDVNLYSATGNVSQTKLLHDILVNNEKEGKSSAILLADESLLVSLLQSLPDVKPNITTGFPLTQSPIYGIIELWMEVQHLITHQKKNKIPYTLIETFINHPLTNVSKEEKLDIQKLISDKQLFEVEIKELSFKSSSLAHFFHPIVRIEEAIAILIHIIDNLLQNLAQEDRIKQIDSNLLIEVRKTLNQLNLGLESLQPLSLPFQFGLISKAIANINSAIEGNPLEGLQIMGLLESRCLNFDHVYVLGANEGILPKTSSSPTFIPNSLRQAYGLPILENQDALSAYLFYRHFQYSTEIHLLYNGIVSDSSSGEESRFIKQLEFESKFNFLKHNQQQNITFLPDQDEVIIDKKGKIWDKLRSDFITNKKKISATALTTYLQSPLQFFLKYVAEIKEPPSISQEFEMNNLGTVIHNVMEKVYLPFKGAAKFVPIGKLEQSLQTVDALIIAEIIELYQLEGTGLNSLNSLQRIMHKISSEYVRLLVQHDIDHFIGIKIIELENDEDYIMDLPIEVEGKEENVRIYGIIDRVDEVLLKDKTVKIRIVDYKTGADEVNFKSLDKVFIKNTENKALVQTLFYTYVYEQVTGRIGIEPNLYVARKMREEGTLFYAKSEVLETVYLAEVKKEFISFLKATLEEIFNPEIPFRHDPKAKIYDSDPYTLFYKNAIDEEDEE; via the coding sequence ATGAATCCATTTTTAAAAGACGTCGCTATCGATTTGAAAAATCGTTTTGGAGAAGATCTACACGAAACTGCTATAATATTCAATAATAAGAGACCGATTACGTACCTCAAACAACATCTAGCTGAGGTATATGGTCAAGCAATTTGGTCACCACAATTTTTTACCATTCAAGAATTTTTTCGTCTGTCCACTAACTTGTCTGAGGCTACACCTATTGCACAATTTTTTATTCTCTATCATTTACACAATGAACTCCTCGCCAAGGAAGGTCATGAAGCGGAGACCTTAGAAGAGTTTTACCCAATAGCAGAAACCATATTGAGTGATTTTTCACAGCTGGATTATGATCTTGTTGACATAGACGAAATCTTTATGGAATTGTTTGACAATACCCAAATTGATTTACAGTTTCAACATTTCACTGCAGAACAGCAGGATTTTATCCGTCAATTTTGGCAATCATTTTCCATAGCAGGTCATACTGCTGTACAAGAACGATTTTTAAAGTTATGGCGACGTCTTCCGGTGCTATATCGGTCGTTTAAAGAAGAATTAAAAGTTAAAAAAATGACAAATATGCCGACCATCTACCGTGATATTGTGGATGGAAAAGCAAAAAACCAAACATTCCACCAACAGTATAAACAAATCATTTTTGTCGGATTCAATGCTTTGAGCAAAGCAGAAGCTACTTTATTCAAAAAGTGGCAAGATGCAGGTTTGGCATTATTCTATTTTGATGCAGATGCTTACTATTTAGATGACAAACAACAAGAGGCAGGATTATTTATTCGTCGTAACATATTTGAAAGCGGATTGAAAAATGCATTAGGTGAAAGTTCAAATGTTATTGGCAATCGCTATTCAGATGTAAACCTTTATTCCGCAACCGGAAATGTATCGCAAACCAAATTATTGCATGATATTTTAGTAAATAATGAAAAGGAAGGCAAATCTTCTGCTATCTTATTGGCAGATGAATCTTTACTAGTATCGCTATTACAAAGTCTTCCAGATGTGAAACCTAATATTACCACCGGTTTTCCTTTGACTCAATCTCCCATCTACGGCATTATAGAATTGTGGATGGAGGTACAACACCTCATCACACATCAGAAAAAAAATAAAATTCCATACACACTGATTGAGACATTTATCAATCACCCATTGACCAATGTGTCTAAAGAGGAAAAGTTGGACATTCAAAAGCTTATATCAGATAAACAACTTTTCGAAGTAGAAATCAAAGAGCTTTCCTTCAAAAGTTCAAGTTTAGCACACTTCTTCCACCCCATTGTAAGGATAGAGGAAGCAATTGCTATATTGATTCATATCATTGATAATCTACTGCAAAATCTAGCACAGGAAGATCGAATAAAACAGATTGACAGCAACTTATTGATTGAAGTAAGAAAGACTTTAAACCAGCTTAATTTAGGCCTAGAATCGCTTCAACCGCTAAGCCTACCATTTCAATTTGGACTAATCAGTAAAGCAATTGCAAATATCAATTCGGCAATCGAGGGTAATCCACTTGAAGGACTGCAGATCATGGGGCTTTTAGAAAGTCGTTGTCTCAATTTTGACCACGTTTATGTTTTAGGTGCAAATGAGGGTATATTGCCTAAAACATCTAGCTCTCCAACATTCATCCCCAATTCACTAAGACAGGCTTATGGATTACCAATTCTGGAGAACCAGGACGCGCTTTCCGCATATTTGTTCTATCGTCATTTTCAATACAGTACCGAGATCCATCTGCTCTATAATGGTATTGTTAGCGACAGTTCATCTGGAGAGGAAAGCCGCTTTATCAAACAGCTGGAGTTTGAAAGCAAGTTCAATTTTTTAAAACATAATCAACAGCAAAATATTACCTTTTTACCTGATCAAGATGAAGTTATCATTGACAAAAAAGGAAAAATTTGGGATAAATTGCGCTCGGATTTCATTACTAATAAGAAAAAAATTTCTGCAACCGCGCTCACGACTTATTTACAATCTCCCCTACAATTTTTCTTGAAATATGTAGCTGAGATTAAAGAACCTCCCAGTATCTCGCAAGAATTTGAAATGAACAATTTGGGTACTGTTATTCACAACGTGATGGAAAAAGTCTATCTACCATTCAAAGGTGCAGCAAAATTTGTACCTATAGGAAAATTAGAGCAATCATTACAGACAGTAGATGCTTTAATTATTGCCGAAATAATTGAATTATATCAATTGGAAGGCACGGGACTAAATTCGCTAAATAGTCTTCAGCGGATCATGCATAAGATTTCTTCTGAATATGTCAGATTACTGGTTCAACATGACATCGATCACTTTATTGGCATCAAAATCATTGAATTGGAAAATGATGAAGACTATATCATGGATTTACCTATCGAGGTTGAAGGGAAAGAGGAAAATGTACGTATATACGGTATTATTGACCGCGTGGACGAAGTGCTATTAAAAGATAAAACAGTCAAAATACGTATTGTTGATTATAAAACAGGCGCGGACGAAGTCAATTTTAAGTCATTGGATAAAGTGTTTATCAAAAACACGGAGAATAAAGCATTGGTGCAAACTTTATTTTATACGTATGTCTATGAGCAGGTAACAGGACGTATCGGAATAGAACCTAATCTGTATGTTGCTCGAAAAATGAGGGAAGAAGGAACTTTATTTTACGCCAAATCAGAAGTGTTAGAAACAGTATATCTTGCAGAAGTGAAAAAAGAATTTATTTCCTTTCTAAAAGCTACTTTGGAAGAGATCTTCAATCCAGAAATTCCTTTTAGACATGATCCAAAAGCAAAAATATACGATTCGGATCCTTATACTTTATTTTACAAAAACGCTATCGACGAAGAAGACGAAGAATAA